The following are encoded together in the Ovis aries strain OAR_USU_Benz2616 breed Rambouillet chromosome X, ARS-UI_Ramb_v3.0, whole genome shotgun sequence genome:
- the HSD17B10 gene encoding 3-hydroxyacyl-CoA dehydrogenase type-2, producing the protein MAAACRSVKGLVALITGGASGLGLATAERLVGQGATAVLLDLPNSDGEAQAKKLGKSCAFAPADVTSEKDVQAALTLAREKFGRVDVAVNCAGIAVASKTYNLKKSQAHTLEDFQRVINVNLMGTFNVIRLVAGEMGQNEPDQGGQRGVIINTASVAAFEGQVGQAAYSASKGGIVAMTLPIARDLAPMGIRVMTIAPGLFGTPLLTTLPDKVRNFLASQVPFPNRLGDPAEYAHLVQAIIENSFLNGEVIRLDGAIRMQP; encoded by the exons ATGGCAGCTGCATGTCGGAGCGTGAAG GGTCTGGTTGCCTTAATAACCGGCGGAGCCTCAGGCCTAGGCTTGGCCACAGCGGAGCGACTGGTGGGGCAGGGGGCCACTGCTGTACTTTTGGACCTGCCCAACTCAGATGGGGAGGCCCAGGCCAAGAAGTTAGGGAAGAGCTGCGCCTTTGCCCCAGCCGAC GTGACCTCAGAGAAGGATGTGCAAGCAGCCCTGACTCTAGCAAGAGAAAAGTTTGGCCGTGTGGATGTGGCAGTCAACTGTGCAGGCATTGCAGTGGCCAGCAAGACATATAACTTAAAGAAAAGCCAGGCCCATACCTTGGAGGACTTTCAGCGAGTTATCAAT GTGAATCTCATGGGCACCTTCAATGTGATCCGCCTGGTGGCTGGTGAGATGGGCCAGAACGAACCAGACCAGGGAGGCCAACGTGGGGTCATCATCAACACGGCCAGCGTAGCTGCCTTTGAGGGCCAG GTTGGACAAGCTGCATACTCTGCTTCCAAGGGGGGCATAGTGGCCATGACACTGCCCATTGCTCGGGATCTGGCTCCCATGGGTATCCGGGTGATGACCATTGCTCCAG GCCTGTTTGGCACCCCGCTGTTGACCACCCTCCCAGATAAAGTGCGCAACTTCCTGGCCAGCCAGGTGCCCTTCCCCAACCGACTTGGTGACCCTGCCGAGTATGCTCATCTGGTACAGGCCATCATCGAGAACTCATTCCTCAATGGAGAAGTCATCCGGCTGGATGGGGCCATCCGCATGCAGCCTTGA